The following coding sequences are from one Nicotiana tomentosiformis chromosome 3, ASM39032v3, whole genome shotgun sequence window:
- the LOC104105576 gene encoding purple acid phosphatase 17-like, translating to MASFCKKSMVLFLLVAISFLISCSNATGLKKFDHPTKVNGNLRFLVIGDWGRKGDYNQSAVALQMGRIGEELDIDFVVSTGDNFYDNGLTGEDDPNFLESFTNVYTAKSLQKQWYSVLGNHDYRGDAVAQLSPYLRKIDSRWICLRSFIINAEIAEIFLVDTTPFVKEYFVETEHTYDWRNVMPQKTYTENVLKDLENALSESTAKWKIVVGHHAIRSVGHHGDTNELVDRFLPILRAYEVDLYMNGHDHCLEHISDSESPIQFLTSGAGSKAWRGDVKSLNREGMNFFYDGQGFMSVQVTPTHVEIEFYDVFGNVLHKWSRSKQLLHTAI from the exons ATGGCTAGTTTTTGTAAGAAATCTATGGTTCTGTTCCTTTTGGTAGCTATTAGTTTTTTGATTTCTTGTTCTAATGCAACTGGGCTTAAGAAATTTGATCATCCCACTAAAGTTAATGGCAATCTTAGATTCTTGGTTATTGGTGACTGGGGACGTAAAGGTGATTATAATCAATCTGCTGTTGCTCTCCAG ATGGGAAGAATAGGAGAGGAACTAGACATAGATTTTGTAGTTTCAACAGGTGACAATTTTTATGATAATGGGCTAACAGGGGAAGATGATCCAAATTTTCTAGAGTCTTTTACCAATGTTTATACAGCAAAGAGCTTGCAAAAGCAATGGTATTCAG TATTAGGTAACCATGATTACAGGGGAGATGCAGTAGCGCAACTTAGTCCTTACCTTAGGAAAATTGACAGTAGATGGATTTGTTTGCGATCTTTCATAATCAATGCAG AAATTGCTGAAATATTCTTGGTTGATACAACTCCATTTGTGAAAGAGTACTTTGTGGAAACAGAACATACATATGATTGGCGCAATGTGATGCCTCAAAAAACATATACAGAAAACGTATTAAAA GATCTTGAGAATGCGTTAAGTGAATCAACAGCAAAATGGAAAATAGTAGTGGGACATCATGCCATTAGAAGTGTAGGACATCATGGTGATACTAATGAACTTGTGGACCGTTTTCTGCCTATCCTTAGG GCATATGAAGTAGATCTATACATGAATGGGCACGATCATTGCCTTGAGCACATCAGTGATAGCGAAAG CCCCATACAATTTTTAACGAGTGGAGCAGGATCAAAGGCATGGAGGGGAGATGTGAAATCCTTGAACAGAGAAGGAATGAATTTCTTCTATGATGGACAAGGTTTCATGTCTGTCCAAGTGACACCAACTCATGTAGAGATCGAGTTCTATGATGTTTTTGGCAACGTTTTACATAAATGGAGTAGGTCTAAGCAACTGCTTCACACGGCTATTTAG